A window of the Rhizobium brockwellii genome harbors these coding sequences:
- a CDS encoding glycerophosphodiester phosphodiesterase family protein yields MGRKFFYCAAAIAVAAAGIYLNNTSLLAEHRPGKPVLLAHRGIAQRFDEADLKNDTCTASRMLPPKHDYLENTIPSMQAGFAAGADIVEIDVHPTTDGQFAVFHDWTLDCRTDGHGVTREHSMADMKRLDIGYGYTADGGKTFPFRGRGVGMMPTLAEVLSSFPDRRFLINVKSRDPSEGKKLAAVLNGLSPERRAETIVYGGDEPIDVLRRMAPDIKTASRKSLKSCLTGYIGYGWTGLLPDECRHAMMLVPINIAPWLWGWPDRFLNRMQDAGTEVFVLGPYRGSDFSTGIDDPAQLARLPPNYAAGIWTNEIEAIGKLVK; encoded by the coding sequence TTGGGCAGGAAGTTTTTCTATTGTGCGGCGGCAATCGCCGTCGCCGCGGCGGGCATCTACCTCAACAATACCAGTCTGCTTGCCGAACATCGGCCGGGAAAACCGGTGCTGCTCGCCCATCGCGGCATCGCCCAGCGCTTCGACGAAGCCGATCTCAAGAACGACACCTGCACGGCAAGCCGCATGCTGCCACCGAAACACGATTATCTGGAAAACACCATTCCGTCGATGCAGGCAGGCTTTGCCGCGGGCGCCGATATCGTGGAGATCGACGTGCATCCGACGACGGACGGGCAATTCGCCGTCTTTCACGACTGGACGCTCGACTGCCGCACCGACGGGCATGGCGTCACCCGCGAGCATTCGATGGCTGACATGAAGAGGCTCGACATCGGCTATGGCTACACCGCCGATGGCGGCAAGACCTTTCCTTTCCGCGGCCGGGGTGTCGGCATGATGCCGACGCTTGCCGAGGTGCTGTCGAGTTTTCCAGATCGGCGCTTCCTCATCAACGTCAAGAGCCGCGATCCTTCCGAGGGCAAAAAGCTCGCCGCCGTGCTCAACGGACTTTCCCCAGAAAGACGGGCCGAGACCATCGTCTACGGCGGTGACGAGCCGATCGACGTGCTGCGCCGGATGGCACCCGATATCAAGACCGCCTCGCGCAAGAGCCTGAAGAGCTGCCTCACCGGCTATATCGGCTATGGCTGGACCGGCCTGCTGCCGGACGAATGCAGACATGCGATGATGCTGGTGCCGATCAATATCGCGCCGTGGCTGTGGGGCTGGCCCGACCGTTTTCTGAACCGGATGCAGGATGCCGGGACAGAGGTCTTCGTGCTCGGCCCCTATCGCGGCAGCGATTTTTCCACCGGCATCGACGACCCCGCGCAACTGGCGCGGCTGCCGCCAAACTATGCGGCGGGCATATGGACGAACGAGATCGAGGCGATCGGCAAGCTTGTAAAATAA
- a CDS encoding alpha/beta fold hydrolase produces MEVDDDELIHFEAHGAAPLPPAAVDGHVAHDGARIWYASYGSGPPVILLHGGLGHSGNWGYQVPALLRRGRRVVLIDSRGHGRSTRDSRPYSYELMASDVLAVMDELRLDKAAVVGWSDGACIALILAMAAPSRVEGVFFFACNMDPSGTLEFVPTPVIDRCFSRHAKDYAALSTTPDDFNPFVEAVSLMMRTEPNYQASDLGLIRVPVAIVLGEHDEFIKPDHAEYLARSIPNAEMICLTGVSHFAPLQRPGKFNVAVVNFLDDIGTRKNEDLRR; encoded by the coding sequence ATGGAAGTTGACGACGACGAACTCATCCATTTCGAAGCGCATGGCGCCGCGCCGTTGCCGCCGGCGGCAGTCGACGGTCATGTCGCGCATGACGGCGCCCGCATCTGGTATGCGAGCTACGGCTCTGGCCCGCCCGTCATTCTGCTGCATGGCGGCCTCGGCCACAGCGGCAACTGGGGCTATCAGGTCCCGGCACTGTTGCGCCGCGGCCGCCGCGTCGTGCTGATCGACAGCCGCGGTCATGGAAGAAGCACCCGCGATTCCCGTCCTTATAGCTATGAGCTGATGGCTTCAGATGTGCTTGCCGTCATGGACGAACTGCGTCTCGACAAGGCGGCCGTCGTCGGCTGGAGCGACGGCGCCTGCATCGCGTTGATTCTTGCCATGGCGGCGCCCTCACGTGTCGAGGGGGTCTTCTTCTTCGCCTGCAATATGGATCCGAGCGGCACGCTGGAATTCGTCCCGACCCCGGTCATCGACCGATGCTTCAGCCGGCACGCCAAGGACTATGCCGCATTGTCCACCACGCCGGATGATTTCAACCCATTCGTCGAGGCGGTCAGCCTGATGATGCGAACGGAGCCGAATTATCAGGCTTCCGACTTGGGCCTGATCCGCGTGCCTGTCGCAATCGTGCTTGGCGAGCACGACGAATTCATCAAGCCCGACCATGCTGAATACCTTGCCCGCAGCATTCCGAACGCTGAGATGATCTGTCTCACAGGCGTCAGTCATTTCGCGCCGCTGCAGCGGCCGGGTAAGTTTAATGTCGCTGTGGTCAACTTCCTGGATGACATCGGCACACGAAAAAATGAAGACTTGCGGCGTTGA
- a CDS encoding tetratricopeptide repeat protein produces the protein MISIDMEERVSIAQKSLSDAMSFQASGDFESAEKAYVRVLHKDYRTIDILPLLASVVAKRGDAETALYYWNKLLGLNPGHLVALMEKGALLRQLGRSAEAVGCYEMARGLSPENPLVRNNLAVALADSGRQPEALAEFRHVLRLQPDSINAWHQIRRISSLIVPFWHIAMMNDTRRNDAFEAAIRLAIELRGADAQILDIGAGSGLLSMMAARAGATNIATCESVPAIAQTAERIIAANGYREQIDIFEKSSTELSVGREMKARADILISEILSSDLLAEGVLKTFEDAHARLVREDAIVIPRAASAIGCLVASETLSNYAHVGEVSGFDMSQFNALAPLRLPVHGTMTEWTRLSDDFEIAAVDLTARKHSAVLRKISVPVQANGTAVGVVQWMKVDLIEGVVFDNHPDGYHDGGWLQVLHTFPQPVDVHAGSSLGMLVGHDGTSLLMTPTA, from the coding sequence ATGATCAGTATCGATATGGAAGAGCGAGTTTCGATCGCGCAAAAATCGCTGAGCGACGCTATGAGTTTTCAGGCCTCGGGCGATTTCGAAAGCGCCGAGAAAGCCTATGTCCGAGTCCTCCACAAGGACTATCGCACGATAGATATCCTACCGCTGCTGGCGAGTGTCGTCGCAAAGAGAGGTGATGCGGAAACCGCTCTTTACTACTGGAACAAGCTGCTCGGCCTCAATCCCGGCCATCTCGTCGCCCTGATGGAAAAAGGTGCGCTGCTGCGTCAACTCGGCCGGTCGGCGGAAGCGGTCGGCTGCTATGAGATGGCACGTGGCCTGTCACCCGAAAATCCTCTCGTGCGTAACAACCTCGCTGTCGCACTGGCCGATTCCGGCCGGCAGCCGGAGGCGCTGGCCGAATTCCGTCATGTTCTGCGGTTGCAGCCGGACAGTATCAATGCCTGGCATCAGATAAGACGGATCTCCTCGTTGATCGTGCCCTTCTGGCACATCGCCATGATGAACGACACTCGACGCAACGATGCCTTTGAAGCGGCAATCCGCCTTGCCATAGAGCTGCGCGGAGCCGATGCGCAGATCCTCGATATCGGTGCGGGCAGCGGCCTGCTGTCGATGATGGCGGCGCGCGCTGGCGCCACCAATATCGCGACCTGTGAGAGCGTGCCGGCCATAGCGCAGACGGCGGAGAGGATCATCGCCGCCAATGGTTATCGCGAACAGATCGACATCTTCGAAAAGTCATCGACCGAACTTTCTGTCGGCAGAGAGATGAAAGCCCGCGCCGACATCCTGATTTCCGAGATTCTTTCGAGCGATCTCCTTGCCGAAGGCGTGCTGAAAACCTTCGAGGACGCCCACGCCCGCCTGGTCCGCGAGGATGCGATCGTCATTCCACGCGCCGCCTCCGCCATCGGCTGCCTGGTTGCCAGCGAAACGCTCTCCAACTATGCCCATGTCGGTGAGGTCTCCGGCTTCGACATGTCGCAGTTCAATGCGCTCGCCCCCTTGCGCCTACCCGTTCACGGTACGATGACCGAGTGGACCAGGCTTTCGGACGATTTCGAGATCGCTGCCGTGGATCTCACCGCCCGCAAACATTCTGCGGTGCTGCGTAAGATATCGGTGCCTGTGCAGGCAAACGGCACCGCCGTCGGGGTCGTCCAGTGGATGAAGGTCGATCTGATCGAGGGTGTGGTTTTCGATAACCACCCCGACGGCTATCATGATGGAGGTTGGCTCCAGGTTCTTCACACCTTCCCGCAGCCGGTCGACGTCCATGCAGGTAGCTCACTGGGCATGCTGGTTGGCCACGACGGAACGAGCCTGCTGATGACGCCGACCGCCTGA
- a CDS encoding ligase-associated DNA damage response exonuclease has product MRPDALLYPAPEGLYCPEGGFYVDPVRPVEQALVTHGHSDHARPGHVNVLATRQTLDIMRLRYGDGFCASEQAAAFGEELLVNGVKVSFHPAGHVLGSAQIAIEKNGTRIVVSGDYKRRPDPTCAAYVPVACDVFITEATFGLPVFHHPDPMDEIGKLLASLRQFPERTHLVGAYALGKAQRVIRLLRDAGYAEPIYIHGAMEKLCDYYIEQGIDLGELLPATIESRDKSAFKGAVVIGPSSAFADRWARRFNEPLPAFASGWMMVRQRAKQHGVELPLVISDHCDWPELTETIRELHPAEVWVTHGREEALVRWCQLQGIKAKPLHLVGYEDEGD; this is encoded by the coding sequence ATGAGACCTGATGCGCTGCTTTATCCCGCCCCGGAGGGGCTCTATTGCCCGGAAGGCGGCTTTTATGTCGATCCGGTGCGGCCCGTCGAGCAGGCGCTCGTCACCCACGGCCATTCGGATCATGCCCGCCCCGGCCACGTGAACGTGCTTGCCACCCGCCAGACGCTCGACATCATGCGCCTGCGGTATGGCGACGGTTTCTGCGCCAGCGAGCAGGCGGCAGCCTTCGGCGAGGAACTGCTGGTCAACGGCGTCAAGGTGAGCTTTCATCCGGCCGGCCATGTGCTCGGCTCCGCCCAGATCGCCATCGAGAAGAACGGCACCCGCATCGTCGTCTCCGGCGACTACAAGCGCCGCCCCGACCCGACCTGCGCCGCCTATGTGCCGGTTGCCTGCGATGTCTTCATCACCGAGGCGACCTTCGGCCTGCCGGTCTTCCATCATCCCGATCCGATGGACGAGATCGGCAAGCTATTGGCATCGCTGCGGCAATTTCCCGAGCGCACCCATCTCGTCGGCGCCTATGCGCTCGGCAAAGCCCAGCGTGTCATCCGGCTGCTGCGCGATGCCGGTTATGCCGAACCGATCTATATCCACGGCGCCATGGAAAAACTCTGCGACTATTACATCGAGCAGGGCATCGATCTCGGCGAGCTGTTGCCGGCGACGATCGAAAGCCGCGACAAGTCCGCCTTCAAGGGTGCGGTCGTCATCGGCCCGTCATCTGCCTTCGCTGATCGTTGGGCCCGGCGATTCAACGAGCCGCTGCCGGCCTTCGCCTCCGGCTGGATGATGGTGCGCCAGCGCGCCAAACAGCACGGCGTCGAACTGCCCCTCGTCATCTCCGATCATTGCGACTGGCCGGAACTGACCGAAACGATCCGGGAACTGCATCCGGCCGAGGTTTGGGTGACGCATGGCCGCGAGGAGGCCCTGGTGCGCTGGTGCCAATTGCAGGGCATCAAGGCGAAGCCGTTGCATCTGGTGGGCTATGAGGATGAGGGGGATTGA
- a CDS encoding cisplatin damage response ATP-dependent DNA ligase, with the protein MKAFADLLDRLVLTPSRNGKLKLLTDYFRDTPDPDRGYGLAAIASTLEVRNVKPAMLRELVLERMDEVLFRYSYDYVGDLAETISLVWDNERDIDRSALAQPRLGEVVTGMNALGRTEVRSYVRDLLDRLDSSGRFAFIKLATGAMRIGVSARLAKQALADLGDKDVTEIETLWHGLQPPYETLFEWLADGGEKPVLATPAIFHSVMLANAVEEGDLTSLDPVNYAAEWKWDGIRVQLSRSGDRRKIYSRSGDDISGAFPDILDAINFSGVVDGELLVGGTARSNSPTRTFSDLQQRLNRKTVTAKMLADYPAFIRTYDLLFDDEEDVRGRTYVERRDRLTEIIDRAPHDRFDLSPLVPFSSWEELNTLRAAPPDPVIEGVMIKRRDSIYQAGRMKGPWFKWKRNPYNVDAVLMYAQRGHGKRSSYYSDFTFGVWADDEDGEQLVPVGKAYFGFTDAELEVLDKFVRNNTTERFGPVRAVRADKDFGFVVEVAFEGINRSTRHKSGVAMRFPRIARLRPDKPSYEADRLRTLIAMIEAKPG; encoded by the coding sequence ATGAAAGCCTTCGCCGACCTCCTCGACCGTCTGGTGCTGACCCCCAGCCGCAACGGCAAACTGAAGCTGCTGACCGACTATTTCCGCGACACGCCGGATCCGGACCGCGGCTACGGCCTTGCCGCCATCGCCAGCACGCTGGAGGTGCGCAACGTCAAGCCTGCCATGCTGCGCGAACTGGTGCTGGAGCGCATGGACGAGGTGCTGTTTCGCTATTCCTACGACTATGTCGGCGATCTTGCCGAAACCATCTCGCTCGTCTGGGACAATGAGAGGGATATCGACCGCTCGGCCCTTGCCCAGCCGCGTCTCGGCGAGGTCGTCACCGGCATGAATGCGCTCGGCCGCACCGAAGTGCGCAGCTACGTTCGCGATCTTCTCGACCGGCTGGATTCGTCCGGCCGTTTCGCTTTCATCAAGCTTGCCACCGGCGCCATGCGCATCGGCGTTTCCGCCCGCCTTGCCAAGCAGGCGCTCGCCGATCTCGGCGACAAGGACGTCACCGAGATCGAAACCCTCTGGCATGGCCTGCAGCCGCCTTACGAGACATTGTTCGAATGGCTGGCGGATGGCGGCGAAAAGCCGGTGCTGGCCACGCCGGCGATCTTTCACTCCGTCATGCTCGCCAATGCGGTGGAGGAGGGGGACCTGACCAGTCTCGATCCGGTGAATTACGCCGCCGAATGGAAGTGGGACGGTATCCGCGTCCAGCTCTCCCGCTCCGGCGACAGGCGCAAGATCTATTCCCGCTCCGGCGACGACATATCAGGCGCCTTTCCTGATATTCTCGACGCGATCAATTTTTCCGGCGTCGTCGACGGCGAGCTGCTGGTTGGCGGCACCGCCCGCTCCAACAGCCCGACCCGGACCTTCTCCGACCTGCAGCAGCGCCTGAACCGAAAGACGGTGACGGCGAAGATGCTGGCCGACTACCCCGCCTTCATCCGCACCTATGACCTGCTCTTCGACGACGAGGAGGACGTTCGCGGCCGCACCTATGTCGAACGCCGCGACCGGCTGACCGAGATCATCGACCGCGCCCCGCACGACCGTTTCGATCTCTCGCCGCTCGTGCCGTTCTCGTCGTGGGAAGAGCTCAATACTCTGCGCGCCGCCCCGCCTGATCCCGTTATCGAAGGCGTGATGATCAAGCGCCGCGACAGCATCTACCAGGCCGGCCGCATGAAGGGGCCATGGTTCAAATGGAAGCGCAACCCTTATAACGTCGATGCGGTGCTGATGTATGCCCAGCGCGGCCACGGCAAGCGCTCCAGCTATTATTCCGATTTCACCTTCGGCGTCTGGGCCGATGACGAGGACGGTGAACAGCTGGTGCCCGTCGGCAAGGCCTATTTCGGCTTCACCGATGCCGAGCTCGAGGTGCTCGACAAATTCGTGCGCAACAATACCACCGAACGTTTCGGCCCGGTGCGCGCCGTGCGCGCCGACAAGGATTTCGGCTTCGTCGTCGAGGTCGCCTTCGAAGGCATCAACCGCTCGACCCGGCATAAATCGGGGGTCGCCATGCGTTTCCCCCGCATCGCTCGCCTTCGCCCCGACAAGCCCTCCTACGAGGCCGACCGGCTGCGCACGCTGATCGCCATGATCGAGGCGAAGCCGGGGTGA
- a CDS encoding alpha/beta hydrolase family protein: MSSLEQNSFFRQRRAVLAGLAGALVLPRMAAAFDVPDEPRLAKHDYAKVRHQFRTKLLQKGPAPDKYEPLNAPVDADKIFYRSGYGELELAAWVSKYKRERAAKPAVLFLHGGNAMGIGHWQLMKPYMDAGYVVMMPSLRGENGQMGNFSGFYDEVDDVLAATERLAHLPGVDPERLFIAGHSIGGTLTMLTAMSTQKFRAAAPISGNPDAFRFFNRYPQDIRFDDSNKHEFEVRSALCYAHSFKCPVRVVHGTEEPHFNDRADLLARRARGAGVQIETETVAGNHTSALPTEIEQSIRFFHGVAA, from the coding sequence ATGAGCTCGCTTGAACAGAATTCCTTTTTCCGTCAACGCCGTGCCGTTCTGGCGGGGCTTGCCGGTGCACTCGTCTTGCCGCGCATGGCAGCCGCGTTCGATGTGCCGGACGAGCCGCGCCTTGCCAAGCACGACTATGCCAAGGTCCGCCACCAATTCCGCACAAAGCTGTTGCAGAAGGGCCCGGCGCCCGACAAATACGAACCGCTGAATGCGCCTGTCGATGCCGACAAGATCTTCTACCGCTCCGGCTACGGCGAGCTGGAACTGGCGGCCTGGGTTTCCAAATACAAGCGCGAGCGCGCCGCCAAGCCGGCCGTGCTCTTCCTGCACGGCGGCAATGCCATGGGCATCGGCCACTGGCAGCTGATGAAGCCCTATATGGATGCCGGTTATGTCGTGATGATGCCGTCGCTGCGCGGTGAAAACGGCCAGATGGGCAATTTCTCCGGCTTCTATGACGAGGTCGATGACGTGCTCGCCGCCACCGAGCGCCTGGCGCATCTGCCGGGTGTCGATCCCGAGCGCCTCTTCATCGCCGGCCACAGCATCGGCGGCACGTTGACCATGCTGACGGCGATGAGCACTCAAAAATTCCGCGCCGCCGCACCGATTTCAGGCAACCCCGATGCCTTCCGCTTCTTCAACCGCTATCCGCAGGATATTCGCTTCGACGACAGCAATAAGCATGAATTCGAGGTGCGTTCGGCTCTGTGTTACGCCCATAGCTTCAAATGCCCGGTGCGCGTCGTTCACGGCACGGAGGAGCCGCATTTCAACGACCGCGCCGATCTGCTTGCCCGCCGCGCCCGCGGCGCTGGCGTTCAGATCGAGACTGAAACCGTCGCCGGCAACCACACCTCGGCGCTGCCGACCGAGATCGAACAGAGCATCCGCTTTTTCCATGGGGTGGCGGCCTGA
- a CDS encoding L,D-transpeptidase: MNFLRRVFPLAGLVIAVASLSGCNILIPDVAADSPARFVQETSPVFYQPPGVDPRRVRPIPDQPVPQTRELYKTQFHQTYGLPVTNPVHMAMYGELRDADFTLPAIPVSRVQPQFLRQEVDYQTAERPGTVVIDTKAHFLYFVEGNGKAMRYGVGLGRDGYAWSGRGVIQWKQKWPRWTPSVEMVSRQPEVRPFGAENGGMNPGLMNPLGARAMYIFKDGQDTLYRIHGTPDWQSVGKATSSGCVRMLNQDVIDLYDRVSAKAEIVVM, encoded by the coding sequence ATGAATTTTCTGCGCCGGGTCTTCCCGCTTGCCGGGCTCGTGATTGCAGTTGCGTCGCTGAGCGGCTGCAACATCCTCATTCCCGATGTCGCCGCCGATTCGCCCGCCCGCTTCGTTCAGGAAACCTCGCCGGTCTTCTATCAGCCGCCCGGTGTCGATCCGCGCCGGGTGCGGCCGATCCCCGATCAGCCGGTGCCGCAGACGCGCGAGCTCTACAAGACCCAGTTCCACCAGACCTATGGCCTGCCGGTCACCAATCCCGTGCACATGGCGATGTATGGTGAGCTTCGCGACGCGGATTTCACCCTGCCGGCGATCCCGGTCAGCCGCGTGCAGCCGCAGTTCCTGCGCCAGGAGGTCGATTATCAGACGGCTGAGCGTCCCGGCACCGTGGTCATCGATACCAAGGCGCATTTCCTTTATTTCGTCGAGGGCAACGGCAAGGCGATGCGCTACGGCGTCGGCCTCGGCCGCGACGGTTACGCCTGGTCGGGCCGCGGCGTCATCCAGTGGAAGCAGAAGTGGCCGCGCTGGACGCCGTCGGTCGAAATGGTCTCGCGCCAGCCTGAAGTTCGCCCGTTCGGGGCGGAGAATGGCGGCATGAATCCGGGGCTGATGAACCCGCTCGGCGCCCGCGCCATGTATATCTTCAAGGACGGGCAGGATACGCTCTATCGCATCCACGGCACGCCTGACTGGCAGTCGGTCGGCAAGGCCACCTCGTCGGGCTGCGTGCGCATGCTGAACCAGGACGTTATCGATCTTTACGACCGCGTTTCGGCCAAGGCCGAGATCGTTGTGATGTAG
- a CDS encoding L,D-transpeptidase yields the protein MSFDRHLSRRSFLSFSALTAASALAGCASSANTVTSGDTTITYRSPMRLFQSPGASSVPSGAELAVMYGPIEDGGFLIPAVPYEQIDPRYYRQRVVDPTGQPPGTIVVDTPSRFLYLVQGDGMAMRYGVGIGREGFAWQGSGVIQWRQRWPRWKPPNEMVARQPELVKYSIENGGMEPGLKNPLGARALYIFSNGEDTLYRLHGNPDWRSIGKAVSSGCVRLMNQDIIDLYDRVPTKAPIVVWQ from the coding sequence ATGAGCTTCGATAGACATCTTTCCCGCCGCAGCTTTCTTTCCTTTTCGGCGTTGACCGCAGCCTCCGCGCTCGCCGGCTGCGCCTCCTCAGCCAACACCGTGACATCAGGCGATACGACGATCACCTACCGTTCGCCCATGCGCCTGTTCCAGTCCCCGGGCGCGTCGAGCGTGCCGAGTGGGGCTGAGCTTGCCGTCATGTATGGCCCCATCGAAGACGGCGGCTTTCTCATTCCAGCCGTTCCCTACGAGCAGATCGATCCGCGCTATTATCGCCAGCGCGTCGTTGATCCCACCGGTCAGCCCCCCGGCACCATTGTCGTCGATACGCCGTCGCGCTTCCTCTATCTCGTCCAGGGCGACGGCATGGCGATGCGTTACGGCGTCGGCATCGGCCGCGAGGGTTTCGCCTGGCAGGGGTCGGGCGTCATCCAGTGGCGTCAGAGATGGCCGCGCTGGAAGCCGCCGAACGAGATGGTCGCCCGCCAGCCCGAACTCGTCAAATATTCGATCGAGAACGGCGGCATGGAGCCGGGTCTGAAGAACCCGCTCGGCGCTCGCGCGCTCTATATCTTCTCGAACGGAGAGGACACGCTCTACCGCCTGCACGGCAATCCCGACTGGCGCTCGATCGGCAAGGCCGTCTCGTCGGGCTGCGTGCGGTTGATGAACCAGGACATCATCGATCTCTACGACCGCGTGCCGACAAAGGCGCCCATCGTCGTCTGGCAGTAA
- a CDS encoding cold-shock protein — translation MNSGVVKWFNGTKGFGFIQPDDGSTDVFVHISAVERAGMRELVEGQKIRYDLVRDKKSGKNSADNLQAA, via the coding sequence ATGAATTCAGGCGTCGTCAAGTGGTTCAATGGCACCAAGGGTTTTGGGTTCATTCAGCCTGATGATGGTTCTACGGACGTTTTTGTCCATATCTCAGCGGTTGAACGCGCCGGAATGCGCGAACTCGTTGAAGGTCAGAAGATCCGCTACGATCTCGTCCGCGACAAGAAGTCCGGCAAGAATTCGGCTGACAACCTTCAGGCCGCATGA